The genomic region AGCCATGCCTCGCCGTACGCCTCGACGCTGGTGCCGAGATCACCCCGTTTCACGTCGGCGATCACGATCAGTCCCGCGGCGCGTGCCGCGGCCAGAACCTCTTCGAGTGCGGAGTACCCGCGAGCGCCGAACTTCTCGAAGAACGCGATCTGCGGCTTCACGATGCCTGCCCGGCCCGCGACAGCGTCGACGACGCGGAGACCGAACTCGCGCACTCCCTGCGCATCGTTCGAGAGATCCCATTCGCGCAGCAGGTAGGCGTGCGGGTCGATCCCGACGCAGAGGGCGCCGTCGCGCACGATGACGGTGCCGAGCCGTTCACCGAAGCCGGACGGCGTCGATCCGCTCACGCGCGGGCCGCCCTGTCGAGCGCGTACTGCTGCAGCGACCGCACGTCGAAGCCCTCGCGGATCGCGTCGATCGACGCGACGGCCGCGCTGAGCTCGGCGATGGTCGTGAACAGGGCGATGTCCGCAGCGACGGCGGCGGCCCGGATCTCGTAGCCGTCGGCGCGAGCCGACCGTCCGCTCGGCGTGTTCACCACGATGTCGATCTCACCGCGATTGATGAGGTCGACGATGCTCGGCTCGTCACCGGCGGGCTCGTCGCTGAACTTGCGCACGGGCTCCGCCTCGATGCCGTTGCGCGCCAGCACCTCTGCTGTGCCCTCTGTGGCCACGAGCCGGTAGCCCTGCTGCTTGAGGCGCAGCACCGGCAGCACGATGGAGCGTTTGTCGCGGTCGCTGACCGAGACGAAGACGGTGCCGGTGAGCGGCATCCCGCCGTATGCCGCCGTCTGGCTCTTCGCGAACGCGCGCGGGAAGTCGCGGTCGATGCCCATGACCTCGCCGGTGGAGCGCATCTCGGGCCCGAGCACGGAGTCGACCATGCGACCGTCGCGGGTGCGGAAGCGCTTGAACGGCAGCACGGCCTCCTTCACGGAGATGGGCGCGTCGAGCGGCACGATCGAGCCGTCGTCCGCCGGCAGCAGACCGGCGTCCTTCAGCTGGGCGATGGTCTCCCCCGTCATGACGCGGCTGGCCGCCTTGGCGAGCGGGATGCCCAATGCCTTCGACACGAAGGGCACCGTGCGACTCGCGCGCGGGTTGGCCTCGAGCACGTAGAGCACGCCTGCCGCGATGGCGAACTGCACGTTGAGCAGTCCGCGCACGCCGATGCCCTCTGCGATCTTCAGCGTCGCCTCGCGCACCCTGTCGATCTCGGCGCGGCCGAGTGTGACGGGCGGCAGCGTGCAGCTGGAGTCACCGGAGTGGATGCCCGCCTCCTCGATGTGCTCCATGACGCCGCCGATGTAGAGCTGCTCGCCGTCGAAGAGCGCGTCGACGTCGATCTCGGTGGCGTCGTCGAGGAATCGGTCGACGAGCAAGGGGTGCCCTGGACCGACGATCGCCTGGTCGGCCACCCGTTCGAAGTAGTCGTCGAGCGACGGCGCGTCGTAGACGATCTCCATGCCACGGCCGCCGAGCACATAGCTGGGGCGCACGAGCACGGGGAAGCCGATCTCCGCCGCCACGCTCTGCGCGCCGGCCACGTCGTAGGCCGTGCCGTTGCGCGGCGCGAGAAGGCCGGCGTTCTCGAGGATCTCCGAGAACAGGCCGCGCTCCTCGGCCAGGTCGATGGCGCTCGGCGAGGTGCCGAGGATCGGGACGCCGGCGGCCTCAAGACCCTTGGCGAGGCCGAGGGCGGTCTGGCCGCCGAGCTGCACGACGACGCCGACGACCTCGCCGGAGGCCGACTCGGCGTGGATGACCTCGAGAACGTCCTCGAGCGTGAGCGGCTCGAAGTAGAGCCGGTCGCTCGTGTCGTAGTCCGTCGACACGGTCTCGGGGTTGCAGTTGATCATCACGGTCTCGAAACCGGCGTCGTGCAGGGCGAACGACGCGTGCACGCAGGAGTAGTCGAACTCGACGCCCTGGCCGATGCGGTTCGGGCCGGAGCCGAGGATGACCACCTTGCGCTTGTCGCTCGGCTCCACCTCGGTCTCGGCGTCATAGCTCGAGTAGTGGTACGGCGTCAGTGCAGGGAACTCGCCCGCACACGTGTCGACCGTCTTGTAGACGGGCCGCACGTTCAGGATGTGCCGCACCTCGCGCACCTCGGCCTCGCCGAACCCGCGCAGCTGACCGATCTGGGCATCGGAGAAGCCGTGGTCCTTCGCGAGCAGCATGGTGTCGGTGTCGAGCATGCCAGCGCCCTGGATGATTCCCGCCACCTCGTTGATGAGCACGATCTGGTCGAGGAACCAGGGGTCGATGCCGGTGGCGCGGTAGGCATCCTCGATGCTCGCGCCCTTGCGCAGCGCCTGCTGCACGGTGACGATGCGCCCGTCGGTGGGAGTCGCCGCGATGGCGAGCAGCTCCTCGACGGAGCGATCCTCGTCGCCCCAGTGGAACGACGACCCGTTCTTCTCGAGCGACCGCAGGGCCTTCTGCAGCGCGCTCGTGAAGCTGCGGCCGATGGCCATGGCCTCGCCCACCGACTTCATGGTGGTGGTCAGCGTGGTGTCTGCGGCCGGGAACTTCTCGAAGGCGAACCGCGGAACCTTCACGACCACGTAGTCGAGCGTTGGCTCGAAGCTGGCGGGGGTGACCTTGGTGATGTCGTTCGGGATCTCGTCGAGCCGGTAGCCGATGGCCAGCTTCGCCGCGATCTTCGCGATCGGGAAGCCGGTGGCCTTGGATGCCAGCGCGCTCGACCTCGACACCCGGGGGTTCATCTCGATCACGATCACGCGTCCGGTGACGGGGTGCACCGCGAACTGGATGTTGCAGCCGCCGGTGTCCACGCCGACCGCGCGGATGATGTCGATGCCGATGTCGCGCAGCCGCTGGTACTCGCGGTCCGTGAGGGTGAGGGCCGGGGCGACGGTGATCGAGTCGCCGGTGTGCACGCCGACCGGGTCGACGTTCTCGATGGAGCAG from Humibacter ginsenosidimutans harbors:
- the carB gene encoding carbamoyl-phosphate synthase large subunit encodes the protein MPKREDISSVLVIGSGPIVIGQACEFDYSGTQACRVLREEGVRVILVNSNPATIMTDPDFADATYIEPITWQVIETIIAKEKPDAVLPTLGGQTALNAAMQLHEHGILEKYGVELIGANFEAIEKGENRQIFKELVIECGADVAASRICHTMDEVLAGAEELGYPLVVRPSFTMGGLGSGFAYDETDLRRIAGAGLHDSPTHEVLLEESILGWKEYELELMRDTADNTVVVCSIENVDPVGVHTGDSITVAPALTLTDREYQRLRDIGIDIIRAVGVDTGGCNIQFAVHPVTGRVIVIEMNPRVSRSSALASKATGFPIAKIAAKLAIGYRLDEIPNDITKVTPASFEPTLDYVVVKVPRFAFEKFPAADTTLTTTMKSVGEAMAIGRSFTSALQKALRSLEKNGSSFHWGDEDRSVEELLAIAATPTDGRIVTVQQALRKGASIEDAYRATGIDPWFLDQIVLINEVAGIIQGAGMLDTDTMLLAKDHGFSDAQIGQLRGFGEAEVREVRHILNVRPVYKTVDTCAGEFPALTPYHYSSYDAETEVEPSDKRKVVILGSGPNRIGQGVEFDYSCVHASFALHDAGFETVMINCNPETVSTDYDTSDRLYFEPLTLEDVLEVIHAESASGEVVGVVVQLGGQTALGLAKGLEAAGVPILGTSPSAIDLAEERGLFSEILENAGLLAPRNGTAYDVAGAQSVAAEIGFPVLVRPSYVLGGRGMEIVYDAPSLDDYFERVADQAIVGPGHPLLVDRFLDDATEIDVDALFDGEQLYIGGVMEHIEEAGIHSGDSSCTLPPVTLGRAEIDRVREATLKIAEGIGVRGLLNVQFAIAAGVLYVLEANPRASRTVPFVSKALGIPLAKAASRVMTGETIAQLKDAGLLPADDGSIVPLDAPISVKEAVLPFKRFRTRDGRMVDSVLGPEMRSTGEVMGIDRDFPRAFAKSQTAAYGGMPLTGTVFVSVSDRDKRSIVLPVLRLKQQGYRLVATEGTAEVLARNGIEAEPVRKFSDEPAGDEPSIVDLINRGEIDIVVNTPSGRSARADGYEIRAAAVAADIALFTTIAELSAAVASIDAIREGFDVRSLQQYALDRAARA